From the genome of Sulfitobacter sp. DSM 110093, one region includes:
- a CDS encoding ActR/PrrA/RegA family redox response regulator transcription factor — translation MQDISDLGPDRSLLLVDDDEPFLRRLAKAMEKRGFEVETAGSVAAGKAIATARPPAFAVVDLRLQDGNGLDVVEVLRDKRADARVVVLTGYGAIATAVAAVKSGATDYLSKPADANDIVNALLATGGDLPEPPENPMSADRVRWEHIQRVYELCDRNVSETARRLNMHRRTLQRILAKRSPR, via the coding sequence ATGCAGGATATTTCCGACTTAGGCCCAGACCGCAGCTTGCTTCTGGTTGATGACGATGAGCCGTTTCTGCGCCGCTTGGCCAAGGCGATGGAAAAGCGTGGTTTTGAAGTGGAGACCGCAGGCTCTGTCGCGGCGGGCAAAGCCATTGCAACTGCGCGCCCCCCGGCTTTTGCGGTTGTTGATCTGCGGCTTCAAGATGGCAATGGCCTCGACGTCGTCGAAGTGCTCCGTGACAAACGCGCCGATGCGCGGGTTGTCGTGCTGACGGGCTATGGCGCGATTGCCACGGCGGTTGCCGCGGTGAAATCAGGGGCCACGGATTACCTCTCAAAACCGGCTGACGCGAATGACATCGTGAATGCGCTTTTGGCCACCGGGGGGGACCTACCCGAACCGCCGGAAAACCCGATGAGCGCGGATCGCGTGCGGTGGGAGCATATCCAGCGGGTCTATGAGCTTTGCGATCGCAACGTCTCGGAAACCGCGCGGCGGCTGAACATGCACCGGCGGACCTTGCAGCGCATCTTGGCTAAACGCTCACCGCGCTAA
- a CDS encoding GNAT family N-acetyltransferase, whose product MIHIRHAGALDTRALADLLNAIIAKGGTTAMVTPITPRELQGWMAAPDSAWHLAEDERGTLKGFQYIEPHPDLPEGGVDVATFVRVGETGFGIGSALFEKTKQATRDLGYAHIHAIIRADNPGGLAYYQSRGFEDFRRLPNCTLADGTRVDKVWKRFEL is encoded by the coding sequence GTGATCCACATCCGCCATGCCGGGGCCCTTGATACGCGCGCCTTGGCCGATCTGTTGAATGCGATCATCGCCAAGGGCGGCACCACTGCGATGGTCACCCCCATCACCCCGCGCGAATTGCAGGGCTGGATGGCAGCACCAGACAGCGCGTGGCATCTGGCCGAGGATGAGCGCGGGACGCTCAAAGGGTTTCAATATATAGAGCCGCATCCAGATCTGCCCGAGGGCGGTGTAGACGTGGCAACATTTGTACGAGTGGGAGAGACGGGCTTCGGCATCGGATCGGCACTGTTCGAGAAGACGAAACAAGCTACCCGAGACCTAGGCTATGCCCATATCCACGCCATCATCCGCGCCGACAATCCGGGCGGATTGGCCTATTACCAAAGCCGCGGGTTCGAAGATTTCCGCCGCCTGCCCAACTGCACGCTGGCCGACGGCACGCGTGTTGATAAAGTCTGGAAACGGTTCGAGCTTTAG
- a CDS encoding HD family hydrolase produces the protein MAQKPRAWQRMLSGRRLDLLDPTPVDVEIEDIAHGLAFVARWNGQTRGDYAYSVAEHSLLVETIFARIAPRAPAKWRLAALLHDAPEYVIGDMISPVKAAVGPDYRALDDRLTTAVHVRFGLPASLPVRVKQQIKKADRVSAWMEASQIAGFSEAEATRFFGRPDATLMQGLNILLRPPVEVRNEFTQRHEALLGEMA, from the coding sequence ATGGCTCAGAAACCCCGCGCGTGGCAGAGGATGCTCTCAGGTCGGCGGCTAGATCTGCTGGATCCGACCCCGGTGGATGTTGAGATTGAGGACATCGCGCATGGGCTGGCCTTCGTCGCCCGCTGGAACGGGCAGACGCGGGGCGACTATGCCTATTCAGTCGCCGAACATTCGCTGCTGGTCGAGACGATCTTTGCCCGGATCGCCCCCCGCGCGCCTGCAAAATGGCGCTTGGCCGCGCTGCTGCATGACGCACCCGAATATGTGATCGGCGATATGATCTCGCCCGTGAAGGCTGCCGTGGGGCCGGATTATCGCGCCTTGGATGACCGGCTGACCACTGCCGTGCATGTCAGGTTTGGCCTGCCCGCCAGCTTGCCAGTGCGCGTCAAACAGCAGATCAAAAAGGCCGACCGCGTTAGCGCGTGGATGGAGGCCAGCCAGATCGCGGGATTTTCTGAGGCCGAAGCCACCCGTTTCTTTGGCCGTCCGGATGCAACGCTGATGCAGGGGCTAAACATCCTGCTGCGCCCGCCCGTCGAAGTACGGAATGAATTCACCCAACGCCATGAGGCGCTGTTGGGCGAAATGGCGTGA
- a CDS encoding SCO family protein — protein sequence MKRMIAFGAVGVAAVFLAGTAFMVLRGEDDAYASCRTSQVAGGDIGGPFELVNGAGETVTDADVISEPALIYFGYTSCPDVCPLDVDRNAAATEILDERGQSITPVFITVDPARDTPEVVGDFAEVMHPRMVGLTGSPEQVKAASQAYRTYYKAHPADENGEYLVDHSTFSYLVMPEEGVVEFFRREVRPEQMADSIGCFLDQS from the coding sequence ATGAAACGGATGATTGCATTTGGTGCGGTTGGGGTTGCAGCAGTATTTCTGGCGGGCACGGCCTTTATGGTGCTGCGCGGCGAGGATGACGCCTATGCCTCTTGTCGGACGAGCCAAGTGGCGGGTGGCGATATCGGCGGGCCGTTTGAACTGGTCAACGGCGCCGGCGAGACCGTGACCGATGCTGATGTGATTTCCGAGCCTGCGTTAATCTATTTCGGCTATACCTCTTGCCCCGATGTCTGCCCTTTGGATGTGGACCGCAACGCAGCGGCGACCGAGATTTTGGATGAGCGCGGCCAAAGCATTACGCCTGTCTTCATTACCGTCGACCCCGCGCGCGACACGCCCGAAGTGGTCGGTGACTTTGCCGAAGTGATGCATCCGCGTATGGTGGGGCTTACCGGTTCGCCTGAGCAAGTCAAAGCGGCCAGCCAAGCTTACCGTACCTACTACAAGGCCCATCCAGCAGATGAGAATGGCGAATACCTCGTCGATCACTCGACCTTCAGTTATCTGGTCATGCCCGAGGAAGGCGTCGTCGAATTTTTCCGCCGTGAGGTGCGCCCCGAACAAATGGCCGACAGCATCGGTTGCTTCCTCGATCAAAGCTGA
- a CDS encoding S-adenosyl-L-homocysteine hydrolase, translated as MKPVFSGTILAVTLASLAGAAQAEEVCMPAKEMKSALIDWYGEEPVPGQRDDNSQLWASDQSGTWTLVKTLADGNACVLAQGDDWMAGLSGDKQLAALQR; from the coding sequence ATGAAACCCGTTTTTTCCGGTACGATACTTGCAGTTACCTTGGCCAGCCTCGCAGGTGCTGCACAGGCAGAAGAAGTCTGCATGCCCGCCAAGGAAATGAAGTCGGCCCTGATCGATTGGTACGGTGAAGAGCCTGTGCCGGGTCAGCGGGACGACAACAGCCAACTCTGGGCATCGGATCAATCGGGCACATGGACCTTGGTTAAGACATTGGCCGACGGCAATGCCTGTGTGCTGGCCCAAGGCGATGACTGGATGGCGGGTCTTTCGGGCGATAAGCAACTGGCCGCTCTTCAGCGTTGA
- a CDS encoding phosphotransferase produces the protein MTQRTPLIETFLRNAGWSDATRKLLAGDASNRRYDRLRRTNGKTAILMDAPPDRGEDVRPFFQVAKHLTANNLSAPQIYHINSDHGLLLIEDLGDALFARLMATDPAQELPLYRAATDVLVQLHAAPLPDLPICDANWLTEMAAPAFDFYAPDSGQGPNAAFEQAFHPLATALDAAPKVVILRDYHAENLLWLPQRTGAARVGLLDFQDALLGHPAYDLVSILQDARRDVSRATEAKIVDYYLAQTGQDETAFRHAYALLGTQRNLRILGIFARLCIRDGKPHYVDLIPRVWQHLQHNLSHPALSTVADSIAGALPHPTPDFLEHLKSQCASTPTPS, from the coding sequence ATGACCCAGCGCACCCCCCTGATCGAAACCTTCCTGCGAAATGCAGGCTGGTCTGATGCCACGCGAAAACTGCTGGCCGGTGACGCCTCAAACCGGCGTTATGATCGGCTTCGCAGAACGAATGGTAAAACTGCAATATTGATGGACGCCCCGCCTGACCGCGGCGAAGATGTGCGCCCCTTCTTTCAGGTTGCTAAACATCTGACGGCCAACAACCTCAGCGCGCCCCAAATTTACCACATAAACAGCGACCACGGGCTCTTGCTGATCGAAGACCTTGGTGACGCATTATTTGCCAGGCTGATGGCAACCGATCCTGCTCAGGAACTTCCGCTTTACCGTGCCGCGACCGACGTGCTGGTCCAACTCCATGCCGCGCCCCTGCCCGATCTGCCGATCTGCGATGCCAATTGGCTCACTGAAATGGCGGCCCCTGCGTTCGATTTCTATGCGCCGGACAGCGGGCAAGGCCCAAACGCCGCTTTTGAGCAGGCCTTTCACCCTCTTGCAACCGCATTGGATGCCGCGCCCAAAGTCGTGATCCTGCGCGACTACCACGCCGAAAACCTGCTTTGGTTGCCACAGCGTACAGGGGCCGCGCGTGTGGGCCTGCTAGATTTCCAAGATGCACTGCTGGGCCACCCGGCCTATGATCTTGTCTCGATCCTGCAAGATGCCCGCCGCGATGTTTCGCGCGCGACCGAAGCAAAGATAGTGGACTATTATCTTGCCCAGACCGGGCAGGACGAAACCGCCTTCCGGCACGCATATGCTCTGCTTGGTACGCAGCGCAACCTGCGCATCCTCGGTATCTTTGCCCGCCTCTGCATACGCGATGGCAAACCGCATTATGTCGACCTGATCCCCCGTGTTTGGCAACATTTGCAACACAACCTAAGCCATCCCGCGCTATCCACTGTGGCAGACAGTATCGCGGGCGCACTGCCCCATCCTACCCCCGATTTTCTGGAGCATTTGAAAAGCCAATGCGCGAGTACCCCGACGCCATCATGA
- a CDS encoding sensor histidine kinase RegB, translating into MTQANIRPLDGRTRASWIRLRTMIVLRWFAIAGQLTAVTVAQSALGLQLAFGLCYMTIGVSVVGNLVAAFVFPQNKRLSERENLAMVLFDLLQLTLLLGLTGGLNNPFALLLLAPVTISATALSLRSTLVLGATAIIAASVLALWHLPLVTQSGDVLRQPGIFVFGHWAALLIAIVFTSAYSRRVTSEVHSMADALSATQLVLAREQKLSDLSGVVAAAAHELGTPLATIKLASSELLNDLEDRPDLAEDAALIRDQADRCRDIMRDMGRIGKDDLHMQRAQLTAVVKEAAEPHLDRGKTVIFSDNPMARDHGRPPTIPRKPEIIHGLRNLVQNAVDFAETTVWIETEWSTDDISVRIIDNGPGFPPQHLGRIGDPFLRRRSGTTSEPARPEYEGMGLGLFIAKTFLERSGARLRFANGSDSGWLRGLPPAGSGAVVEVVWSRHLLDLGPDDNVFGENQRLTV; encoded by the coding sequence ATGACGCAGGCAAATATTCGGCCCCTCGACGGGCGCACCCGCGCCAGTTGGATCCGGCTGCGCACCATGATCGTGCTGCGTTGGTTCGCCATCGCCGGGCAGTTGACTGCCGTGACCGTCGCGCAATCGGCGCTTGGCCTGCAACTGGCCTTTGGCCTTTGTTATATGACCATTGGCGTTTCTGTGGTGGGCAATCTAGTAGCGGCTTTTGTCTTTCCGCAGAACAAACGCCTGTCCGAGCGTGAGAACCTCGCCATGGTGCTGTTTGACCTTTTGCAGCTCACCCTGCTGCTGGGGCTAACTGGGGGGCTTAACAATCCCTTTGCGCTACTGCTGTTGGCGCCGGTCACGATCTCGGCAACTGCGCTTAGCCTACGTTCGACACTGGTTTTGGGCGCGACGGCGATTATCGCGGCGTCGGTACTGGCGTTGTGGCATCTGCCGCTGGTGACGCAATCGGGTGATGTGCTGCGCCAGCCCGGTATCTTTGTCTTTGGCCATTGGGCCGCCCTGCTGATCGCAATCGTCTTTACCAGCGCCTATTCGCGGCGCGTGACTTCTGAGGTGCATTCGATGGCAGACGCACTTTCGGCAACACAACTTGTGTTGGCGCGCGAACAGAAACTGTCGGACCTTAGCGGAGTTGTCGCCGCTGCCGCGCATGAATTGGGCACGCCTCTGGCGACAATCAAGCTGGCCAGTTCCGAATTGCTGAACGATCTGGAAGACCGCCCAGATCTAGCCGAAGACGCCGCACTGATCCGCGATCAGGCTGACCGCTGTCGCGATATTATGCGCGACATGGGGCGCATTGGCAAAGACGACCTGCACATGCAGCGCGCGCAGCTGACAGCCGTGGTAAAAGAGGCCGCAGAGCCGCATTTGGACCGGGGCAAGACGGTCATTTTTTCCGACAATCCGATGGCCCGAGACCACGGGCGCCCGCCAACCATTCCACGCAAACCCGAAATCATCCACGGTCTGCGCAATCTGGTGCAGAACGCAGTGGATTTTGCCGAAACCACCGTTTGGATCGAAACTGAATGGTCGACCGATGATATTTCAGTGCGGATCATCGACAACGGGCCCGGCTTCCCCCCGCAGCATTTGGGCCGGATTGGGGACCCCTTCCTGCGCCGCCGCAGCGGCACGACAAGCGAACCTGCGCGTCCAGAATATGAGGGCATGGGGCTGGGGCTTTTTATTGCCAAGACCTTTCTAGAGCGTTCCGGTGCGCGGCTACGATTTGCCAATGGATCAGACAGTGGTTGGCTGCGCGGGCTGCCGCCAGCAGGCAGTGGGGCCGTGGTCGAAGTGGTCTGGTCGCGCCACCTGCTCGACCTTGGCCCAGATGACAATGTGTTCGGGGAAAACCAACGTCTGACCGTTTAA
- the tsaE gene encoding tRNA (adenosine(37)-N6)-threonylcarbamoyltransferase complex ATPase subunit type 1 TsaE, translating into MSEDTLSLLLSGPDETAQHARQLARRLSPGDVVLLSGDVGAGKTHFARALISELLDYPEDIPSPTFTLVQIYEVQGGAIWHADLYRLTSTHEIEELGLIDAFHDVICLVEWPDRLGPLAPHGALHITLAPDAEEDTRTLTAKWIGADWADKLVEWHR; encoded by the coding sequence ATGTCCGAAGATACACTTTCCCTCCTGCTCAGCGGCCCGGATGAGACCGCCCAGCACGCGCGGCAATTGGCCCGCCGTCTATCCCCCGGCGATGTTGTCCTGCTCAGCGGCGATGTTGGAGCGGGTAAAACCCATTTCGCTCGTGCGTTAATCTCTGAACTGCTCGACTATCCCGAAGACATCCCCTCGCCCACCTTCACGCTGGTGCAGATTTATGAGGTGCAAGGCGGCGCGATCTGGCACGCTGACCTGTACCGGCTAACCTCTACCCATGAGATTGAGGAACTGGGGCTGATTGACGCATTCCACGATGTGATCTGTCTGGTGGAATGGCCGGATCGTCTGGGGCCGCTCGCACCCCACGGGGCGCTGCACATCACCCTTGCCCCGGACGCCGAAGAAGACACCCGCACACTGACCGCCAAATGGATTGGCGCCGATTGGGCCGACAAGTTGGTCGAGTGGCACAGATGA
- the ahcY gene encoding adenosylhomocysteinase yields the protein MAHDYIVKDINLAAYGRKELDIAETEMPGLMALRDEYGESKPLKGSRIVGSLHMTIQTAVLIETLVALGADVRWASCNIFSTQDHAAAAIAEAGVPVFAIKGQSLVEHWDYLDKSFMFPEGPNLILDDGGDATLYILLGARVENGEDELISVPKSEEEEAIFAQIKKRMAESPGWFTKMREQIKGVSEETTTGVHRLYDLVKQGQLPFPAINVNDSVTKSKFDNKYGCKESLVDGIRRATDTMMAGKVAVVMGYGDVGKGSAASLRGAGARVKVTEVDPICALQAAMDGFEVVLLEDVVATADIFITTTGNKDVIRIEHMREMKDMAIVGNIGHFDNEIQVAALKNHKWTNIKEQVDMIEMPNGNRLILLSEGRLLNLGNATGHPSFVMSASFTNQVLAQIELWENTDKYGNDVYILPKHLDEKVARLHLDRIGVKLSKLNPEQAAYIGVTPEGPFKPEHYRY from the coding sequence ATGGCCCACGACTATATTGTTAAGGATATCAATCTGGCGGCCTACGGGCGCAAAGAGCTGGACATCGCCGAAACCGAGATGCCGGGCCTAATGGCTCTGCGTGATGAGTACGGTGAAAGCAAGCCGCTGAAAGGGTCGCGGATCGTCGGCTCGCTGCACATGACCATCCAGACCGCCGTTCTGATTGAGACGCTTGTCGCACTTGGCGCGGATGTGCGTTGGGCATCCTGCAACATCTTCTCTACCCAAGACCACGCCGCGGCGGCGATTGCCGAAGCGGGCGTTCCGGTCTTCGCGATCAAAGGCCAGTCGCTGGTTGAACATTGGGATTACCTCGACAAATCCTTCATGTTCCCGGAAGGCCCGAACCTGATCCTCGACGATGGCGGCGATGCGACGCTGTACATTCTGCTGGGTGCGCGGGTAGAGAATGGCGAAGATGAGCTGATCTCCGTTCCCAAGTCCGAAGAAGAAGAAGCGATCTTCGCTCAGATCAAAAAGCGTATGGCAGAAAGCCCCGGCTGGTTCACTAAGATGCGTGAGCAGATCAAAGGCGTTTCTGAGGAGACAACCACTGGCGTGCACCGCCTCTATGATCTGGTGAAACAGGGCCAGCTGCCCTTCCCTGCGATCAATGTGAACGACTCTGTCACTAAGTCGAAGTTCGACAATAAATACGGCTGTAAAGAGAGCCTCGTCGACGGTATCCGCCGGGCCACCGACACGATGATGGCCGGTAAGGTCGCTGTTGTGATGGGCTATGGCGATGTGGGCAAAGGCTCTGCCGCAAGCTTGCGCGGTGCGGGTGCCCGCGTGAAAGTGACCGAGGTCGACCCGATCTGCGCGCTACAAGCCGCGATGGACGGTTTCGAAGTCGTGCTGCTGGAAGATGTCGTAGCCACCGCCGATATCTTTATCACCACCACCGGCAACAAAGACGTGATCCGCATCGAGCATATGCGCGAGATGAAAGACATGGCGATCGTTGGCAACATCGGCCACTTCGACAACGAAATCCAAGTCGCCGCGCTGAAGAACCACAAGTGGACCAACATCAAAGAACAGGTGGACATGATCGAGATGCCGAATGGCAATCGTCTGATCCTGCTCTCCGAAGGGCGCCTGCTGAACCTCGGCAACGCCACCGGCCACCCGTCGTTCGTGATGTCAGCCTCCTTTACCAATCAGGTGTTGGCGCAGATCGAGCTCTGGGAAAACACTGACAAATACGGCAATGACGTCTACATCCTGCCCAAACATCTGGATGAAAAAGTTGCCCGTCTGCACCTCGATCGGATCGGCGTGAAGCTGTCAAAGCTGAACCCGGAGCAGGCTGCCTATATCGGTGTGACCCCCGAAGGTCCGTTCAAGCCTGAGCATTATCGCTACTAA
- the addB gene encoding double-strand break repair protein AddB, with the protein MFEPQETPRIFGLAPGVDFPRGLVRGLCERLENGPPEAMARVELIVNTNRMARRLRHDFDAGPAGFLPRIRLITDLDALAPGVALPAPTPPLQRRLELIQLVSRLLDAAPDLAPRASLYALSDSLAGLIDEMQGEGVSPETVAGLDVGHLSAHWERAQRFLAIAHDYLGQTTTRPDAEARRRQLVARIITRWQDNPPQHPVILAGSTGSRGTTALLMEAVARLPQGAIILPGFDFEMPTAVWNELDQALLAEDHPQYRFRKLMNMLGVSRGAIEPWCDMPAVSAARNKLLSLSLRPAPVTHAWLNEGPKLEDLHGATADITLIEAPTPRVEALAIALRLRQAAEDGVKAALITPDRMLTRQVTAALDRWNILPDDSAGMPLQLSPPGRFLRHVAALFVRKLDAEALLTLLKHPLTHSGAGRNFHQLYTQRLEAEIRRHGLPYPDAEGLTEIAERAAKRMEDPSGFRDWVAWLGEVFPGHDAPGERPLPDCVAAHLALAERIAAGQPADPDHLLWQHGAGIAAEAVMANLTEHAVHGGAMNAADYADLLGALLSQEEVREADTPHPDIMIWGTMEARVQGADLVILGGLNEGTWPEAPPPDPWLNRQMREKAGLLLPERRVGLSAHDYQQAIASPEVWITRAIRSDEAEMVPSRWLNRLGNLLGGLGETGGPEAWKAMQQRGGYWLDQVRALETVERTAAAPRPSPRPPRAARPRKLSVTEVKTLIRDPYAIYAKHSLKLRAINPLVQSPDAPVRGIVLHRIMEDFVKLVARDPARLTRETLLEVASQVLEEEAPWPAARAMWLARIDRIADWFIARERTRADFSSPVAFEQGARGSYTFADLGFTLSGFADRIDQTEDGDVLIYDYKTGTPPGKKEQRLFDKQLLIEAAMVERGGFPEVGVAHVAHAAFIGLGSKPVEVPAPLDEENPQEVLAGLHALLSRYLDEGQGFTARRMVQSDGFAGNYDQLARFGEWDGTTAAKPEDLE; encoded by the coding sequence ATGTTTGAGCCGCAAGAGACACCCCGCATCTTCGGCCTAGCCCCCGGCGTCGACTTCCCGCGCGGGTTGGTGCGCGGGCTCTGCGAACGTCTGGAAAACGGCCCGCCCGAGGCGATGGCGCGGGTCGAACTCATCGTGAACACCAACCGCATGGCACGCCGATTGCGCCATGATTTTGATGCGGGTCCGGCAGGCTTCCTGCCACGCATCCGGCTGATTACCGACCTTGACGCATTGGCGCCCGGTGTTGCCCTGCCAGCGCCGACACCGCCCCTGCAACGGCGGCTCGAACTAATTCAACTGGTCTCGCGCCTGCTGGATGCCGCGCCGGATCTCGCGCCGCGTGCGTCACTTTATGCACTGTCTGACAGCCTTGCCGGGTTGATCGACGAGATGCAGGGCGAAGGCGTTTCGCCCGAAACCGTGGCCGGGCTGGACGTGGGTCACCTTTCGGCCCATTGGGAGCGTGCGCAGCGTTTTCTTGCCATCGCCCATGACTATCTTGGCCAGACCACCACCCGCCCCGACGCCGAGGCGCGGCGGCGTCAACTGGTCGCCCGGATCATTACCCGTTGGCAGGACAATCCACCGCAGCATCCGGTGATCCTTGCAGGCTCCACCGGTTCGCGCGGCACGACCGCCTTGCTGATGGAGGCCGTGGCCCGCCTGCCCCAAGGCGCGATCATCCTGCCTGGGTTCGATTTCGAGATGCCGACCGCCGTTTGGAACGAATTAGATCAGGCGCTTTTGGCCGAAGATCATCCGCAATACCGTTTCCGCAAGCTAATGAATATGCTCGGCGTTTCGCGGGGGGCGATTGAACCGTGGTGCGACATGCCTGCCGTTTCTGCGGCACGTAACAAGCTGCTGTCGCTTTCGCTCCGGCCTGCGCCGGTCACCCATGCTTGGCTGAATGAGGGGCCAAAGCTGGAAGACCTACATGGTGCCACGGCTGACATCACCCTGATCGAAGCGCCCACGCCGCGGGTCGAAGCGCTGGCCATTGCGTTGCGTCTGCGCCAAGCTGCCGAAGACGGGGTGAAAGCCGCGTTGATCACGCCCGACCGGATGCTGACCCGGCAGGTTACCGCAGCCCTTGATCGGTGGAATATCCTTCCCGATGATAGTGCCGGGATGCCGCTGCAACTGTCCCCTCCGGGGCGGTTCCTGCGCCATGTGGCGGCGCTGTTTGTCCGGAAACTGGATGCCGAAGCGCTGCTGACCCTATTGAAACATCCGCTGACACACAGCGGCGCGGGGCGGAACTTTCACCAGCTCTATACCCAGCGGTTGGAGGCCGAGATCCGGCGTCACGGGCTGCCCTATCCCGACGCCGAAGGGTTGACCGAAATCGCGGAACGCGCGGCAAAGCGGATGGAAGACCCCAGCGGTTTCCGCGATTGGGTTGCTTGGCTGGGCGAGGTTTTCCCCGGCCATGACGCCCCCGGTGAGCGGCCCCTGCCCGATTGCGTCGCCGCACATTTGGCGCTGGCCGAAAGGATCGCCGCCGGACAACCCGCCGACCCCGATCACCTGCTCTGGCAACATGGCGCTGGCATTGCGGCGGAAGCTGTGATGGCAAACCTCACCGAACACGCCGTGCACGGCGGCGCGATGAATGCGGCTGATTATGCCGATTTGTTGGGCGCGCTGCTGTCCCAAGAAGAGGTGCGCGAGGCCGACACCCCGCACCCCGACATCATGATCTGGGGCACGATGGAGGCGCGGGTTCAGGGCGCTGATCTGGTCATCCTTGGCGGCCTTAATGAAGGCACTTGGCCCGAAGCACCGCCACCCGATCCGTGGCTGAACCGCCAAATGCGCGAGAAGGCGGGCCTGCTGCTGCCCGAGCGGCGCGTCGGTCTTTCGGCGCATGACTACCAACAGGCGATCGCTAGCCCCGAGGTTTGGATCACCCGCGCGATCCGCTCGGATGAAGCCGAAATGGTGCCTTCGCGCTGGTTGAACCGGCTGGGCAACCTGCTGGGGGGGTTGGGCGAAACCGGTGGACCGGAAGCATGGAAAGCAATGCAGCAACGCGGCGGCTATTGGCTGGATCAGGTGCGTGCCTTGGAAACAGTGGAGCGTACCGCCGCCGCGCCGCGCCCGTCGCCCCGGCCCCCACGGGCGGCGCGGCCCCGCAAGTTGTCGGTGACTGAGGTCAAGACGCTGATCCGCGATCCCTATGCCATCTATGCCAAACACAGTCTGAAACTGCGCGCCATAAACCCGCTGGTGCAGTCACCCGACGCCCCCGTGCGCGGTATTGTTCTGCACCGCATAATGGAGGACTTCGTAAAGCTGGTGGCGCGCGATCCAGCGCGGCTAACCCGTGAAACCCTTCTCGAAGTTGCCTCTCAGGTTTTGGAGGAGGAAGCCCCTTGGCCCGCTGCCCGCGCCATGTGGCTGGCGCGGATCGACCGGATCGCTGATTGGTTCATCGCCCGCGAGCGGACCCGCGCGGATTTCTCCAGCCCCGTCGCTTTTGAGCAGGGCGCGCGCGGCAGTTATACCTTCGCGGACCTCGGCTTTACCCTCAGCGGTTTTGCCGACCGGATCGACCAGACCGAAGACGGCGATGTGCTGATCTATGATTACAAGACCGGCACGCCGCCGGGCAAAAAGGAACAGCGGTTGTTCGACAAACAACTGCTGATCGAAGCGGCGATGGTCGAACGTGGAGGGTTTCCCGAGGTGGGCGTGGCCCATGTGGCGCATGCGGCCTTCATCGGCTTGGGCTCCAAACCCGTCGAAGTGCCCGCCCCCTTGGATGAGGAAAACCCCCAAGAGGTGCTCGCTGGTCTGCATGCGCTACTGTCGCGCTACCTTGACGAAGGCCAAGGGTTTACCGCCCGGCGCATGGTGCAAAGCGATGGGTTTGCAGGAAACTATGACCAATTGGCCCGCTTTGGCGAATGGGATGGCACCACAGCGGCCAAGCCAGAGGATCTGGAATGA
- a CDS encoding nucleotidyltransferase family protein, whose product MREYPDAIMMFAAGFGTRMKHLTQNQPKPMVPVAGRPLIDHALDLAQAVSPARIVANLHYLPDQLDTHLRAQGVETITETPDILDTGGGLRNALPLLGSDPVFTMNSDAIWAGPNPLESLRAAWNPARMDALLMTVPLENTLGHGGEGDFTIATDGRLKRGPGQVYGGVQIIRTDLLAEIEADAFSLNLIWDMMLHRERVFGLSYEGRWCDVGHPGGIALAEGLLAGTHV is encoded by the coding sequence ATGCGCGAGTACCCCGACGCCATCATGATGTTTGCTGCCGGGTTCGGCACGCGCATGAAGCATCTTACCCAAAACCAGCCCAAGCCGATGGTGCCGGTCGCCGGTCGCCCGCTGATTGACCACGCGCTTGACCTTGCCCAAGCGGTTTCGCCTGCGCGGATCGTCGCGAACCTGCATTACTTGCCCGATCAGCTAGACACACATCTGCGCGCACAAGGCGTCGAGACGATCACTGAGACGCCTGACATCCTCGATACCGGCGGCGGGCTGCGCAATGCGCTGCCTCTGCTGGGCTCAGATCCGGTTTTCACCATGAACAGTGACGCAATCTGGGCAGGACCAAACCCATTAGAGAGCCTGCGCGCCGCATGGAATCCGGCACGAATGGATGCGCTTTTGATGACGGTGCCGCTGGAAAACACTCTTGGTCACGGTGGCGAGGGCGATTTCACCATCGCAACAGATGGCCGCCTTAAACGGGGGCCGGGGCAAGTCTATGGTGGGGTACAGATCATTAGAACCGATCTTCTGGCTGAGATTGAGGCCGATGCATTCTCGCTTAACCTAATATGGGACATGATGCTGCACCGCGAGAGGGTGTTTGGCCTGTCCTATGAAGGACGTTGGTGCGATGTGGGTCACCCCGGCGGCATTGCCCTCGCCGAAGGTCTGTTGGCAGGTACCCATGTTTGA